The following are from one region of the Poecilia reticulata strain Guanapo linkage group LG7, Guppy_female_1.0+MT, whole genome shotgun sequence genome:
- the LOC103467074 gene encoding sodium-coupled neutral amino acid transporter 3-like, protein MNGNYLIIIVTICVIFPLAXMKHLGYLGYTSGFSLSCMVFFLSAVIYKKFNIACPLETFGNFSATPPISDDTCAAKYFTINHETAYTIPILAFAFVCHPEVLPVYTELSNPTKRRMQTIGNVSVFGMFIMYFFTAIFGYLTFYGGTEAELLHTYSRVDPLDTLILCVRLAVLVAVTLTVPVVLFPIRRALQQLLFPEKPFHWLRHIAIAVCLLFAVNLLVIFVPNIRDIFGITGATTAPTLIFILPGLFYIRIIPKSQEPTRSRPKIQAACFSTLGFIFMIISLTFIVLDWISGEKRSLGGH, encoded by the exons ATGAATGGAAACTACCTGATCATTATTGTTACCATCTGCGTTATCTTCCCACTAGCCAYGATGAAACATCTGG GATATCTCGGCTATACAAGTGGCTTCTCTCTTTCCTGCATggtcttcttcctctctgcg GTCATCTACAAGAAGTTTAACATTGCTTGCCCGTTGGAGACATTCGGTAACTTCTCTGCGACCCCGCCCATCTCTGACGACACCTGTGCAGCCAAATACTTCACCATCAACCACGAG ACAGCGTATACCATCCCCATCCTGGCATTTGCGTTTGTGTGTCACCCTGAAGTGCTTCCTGTCTACACAGAGCTGAGCAA TCCGACCAAGAGAAGAATGCAGACTAttggaaatgtttctgtcttCGGGATGTTCATCATGTATTTCTTCACAGCTATATTTGGCTACCTAACCTTCTACG GAGGCACGGAGGCTGAGCTCCTCCACACCTACAGCAGGGTGGATCCGCTGGACACGTTGATCCTGTGTGTGCGACTGGCTGTGCTGGTGGCCGTCACACTCACTGTGCCCGTTGTCTTGTTTCCG ATTCGTCGCGCGCTCCAGCARCTGCTGTTCCCAGAGAAACCCTTCCACTGGTTACGTCATATCGCCATCGCTGTGTGCCTGCTGTTCGCCGTGAACCTGCTGGTCATCTTTGTTCCCAACATTCGAGACATTTTTGGAATCACRG GGGCGACCACTGCTCCCACTCTCATCTTCATCCTTCCTGGGCTCTTCTACATTCGAATCATTCCCAAAAGCCAGGAGCCCACGAGATCCAGGCCAAAGATCCAG gCTGCTTGTTTCTCCACTTTGGGTTTCATCTTCATGATCATAAGTCTGACCTTCATCGTACTTGACTGGATAAGCGGAGAAAAGCGAAGTCTCGGCGGCCATTAA
- the LOC103466997 gene encoding solute carrier family 2, facilitated glucose transporter member 1-like, which produces MECSGKVTPQLMLAVGTAVIGSLQFGYNTGVINAPQNIIESFYNTTWISRFSEPISQSTLTALWSFSVAVFSVGGMFGSFSVGLFVNRFGRRNSMLMANVLVFLAAVFMGFSKLAASFEMLIIGRFIVGMYSGLSTGFVPMYVEEISPTSLRGALGTLHQLGVVIGILMAQIFGIESILGNASLWPLLMGFTLLPALLQCALLPFCPESPRYLLINCNEESKACSVLIKLRGTDEVSEDIQEMREESQKMMREKKVTIPELFRSPIYRQPILVAIMLQLSQQLSGINAVFYYSTGIFERAGVSQPVYATIGAGLVNTAFTVVSLFVVEHVGRRPLHLIGLMGMAVSAVFLTVAMALLDQLSWMSYVSIVAIFSFVAFFEIGPGPIPWFIVAELFSQGPRPAAIAVAGFCNWSANFIVGMSFQYVEQLLGPYVFIIFTVLLLGFFVFTYFKVPETKGRTFDEIAAGFRHSSGQGTEKYSAPEEFNTLKGDDPDL; this is translated from the exons ATGGAGTGCAGCGGGAAG GTGACGCCCCAGTTGATGCTGGCAGTGGGGACGGCTGTGATCGGCTCTCTGCAGTTTGGCTACAACACTGGTGTCATCAACGCACCTCAGAAT ATCATTGAGAGCTTCTACAACACAACATGGATCAGCAGGTTTTCAGAACCCATTTCTCAGAGCACCCTGACAGCTCTGTGGTCTTTTTCTGTGGCCGTCTTCTCCGTGGGAGGAATGTTCGGCTCCTTCTCTGTCGGCCTTTTTGTCAACCGCTTTGGCAG GAGGAACTCCATGCTCATGGCCAATGTGTTAGTCTTCCTTGCTGCTGTGTTTATGGGCTTCAGCAAACTGGCAGCTTCCTTTGAGATGCTCATCATTGGACGTTTTATAGTGGGTATGTACTCTGGCCTCTCTACGGGRTTTGTACCCATGTATGTTGAGGAAATCTCTCCAACGTCTCTTCGTGGAGCCCTGGGCACTCTGCATCAGCTCGGTGTGGTGATTGGCATCCTCATGGCCCAG ATCTTTGGGATTGAATCCATCTTGGGGAATGCGTCCCTGTGGCCACTGCTGATGGGGTTCACTCTGCTGCCGGCCTTGCTGCAGTGTGCTCTGCTGCCGTTCTGTCCAGAGAGCCCCCGCTACCTCCTCATTAACTGCAATGAAGAGAGCAAAGCCTGCAGCG TCCTAATAAAGCTGCGGGGCACCGACGAGGTGAGTGAGGACATACAGGAGATGAGGGAGGAGAGCCAGAAGATGATGAGAGAGAAGAAAGTGACCATTCCTGAGCTGTTTCGCTCTCCCATCTACCGCCAGCCCATCTTGGTTGCCATCATGCTTCAGCTGTCGCAGCAGCTGTCTGGAATCAACGCT GTATTTTACTACTCTACTGGGATCTTTGAGCGAGCAGGAGTTTCACAGCCTGTGTATGCCACCATTGGTGCTGGGTTGGTCAACACYGCCTTTACTGTCGTTTCT ctgtttgtggtGGAGCATGTGGGCCGACGACCTCTTCATCTCATCGGGTTGATGGGGATGGCggtgtctgctgtgtttttaactGTTGCCATGGCTCTGCTG GACCAGCTCAGCTGGATGTCCTATGTCAGCATCGTGGCCATCTTCAGCTTTGTAGCCTTTTTTGAAATCGGCCCCGGCCCCATCCCGTGGTTCATTGTAGCTGAGCTCTTCAGCCAGGGGCCCCGGCCCGCTGCCATTGCAGTTGCTGGTTTCTGCAACTGGTCTGCCAACTTCATAGTGGGAATGAGCTTCCAGTATGTTGAG CAACTCCTTGGTCCCTATgtcttcatcatcttcactgTTCTGCTGCTTGGCTTCTTCGTCTTCACTTACTTCAAAGTACCCGAGACAAAGGGTCGCACCTTTGATGAGATCGCAGCAGGTTTCCGCCACTCCTCTGGTCAGGGGACTGAGAAGTATTCAGCTCCAGAAGAATTCAACACGCTCAAGGGGGATGACCCTGACCTGTAG
- the mthfr gene encoding methylenetetrahydrofolate reductase (NADPH): protein MVNQVQQVDGSWQSCRGDSSGGSNSSAESSNESSRCSTPVLDADRSDRLREKMRKRTESGDQWFSLEFFPPRTASGAVNLISRFDRMGSGGPLFIDITWHPAGDPGSDKETSSMMIASTAVNYCGLESVLHLTCCNQTKEKITGYLAKAKHLGLKNIMALRGDPVGDDWENEEGGFNFAVDLVKHIRSEFDEYFDICVAGYPTGHPEAESYEQDLQHLKEKVDAGADFVITQLFFRADTFLKFLDDCRAAGITCPILPGIFPIQGYQSLRQLVKLSKLQVPEEITKIIEPIKDNDAAIRNYGIHQAVDMCRVLLDSGKVPGLHFYTLNREVATMEVLRQLGLWVEDPRRPLPWAVSANPKRKVEDVRPIFWASRPKSYIYRTQDWDEFPNGRWGNSSSPAFGELNDYYLFYLKSKSSKEALLQMWGEELKNEQSVFEVFTCYITAQPNRNGQKVLCLPWNDEPLAPETNFLKDELEKVNRXGVLTINSQPNINGKPSADPVVGWGPPGGYVFQKAYLEFFTSSENVTALLKVLKKYEPRVNYHIVNVHGHNMTNAHDMQPNAVTWGIFPGREIVQPTVVDPVSFMYWKVRYQACSFRSLW, encoded by the exons ATGGTGAACCAGGTGCAGCAAGTGGACGGCAGCTGGCAGTCGTGTCGAGGTGACTCCAGCGGCGGCAGCAACAGCAGCGCCGAGAGCTCCAACGAGAGCTCTCGCTGCTCCACCCCGGTGCTGGATGCAGACCGCTCTGATCGGCTGCGGGaaaagatgaggaagaggacggAGTCCGGAGATCAGTGGTTCTCCCTGGAGTTCTTCCCCCCACGCACGGCCAGCGGTGCCGTCAACTTGATCTCCAG GTTTGACCGGATGGGTTCTGGAGGACCGCTCTTCATTGATATCACCTGGCACCCAGCAGGAGACCCCGGCTCAGACAAGGAGACCTCCTCCATGATGATTGCCAGCACAGCGGTGAACTACTGTGGCCTGGAGAGCGTCCTCCACCTGACCTGCTGCAACCAGACCAAGGAGAAGATCACCGGCTACCTGGCTAAGGCGAAGCACCTGGGCCTGAAGAACATCATGGCGCTGAGGGGAG ATCCAGTGGGAGACGACTGGGAGAACGAGGAGGGAGGCTTCAACTTTGCTGTCGACCTCGTTAAGCACATTCGATCTGAGTTTGACGAATACTTTGACATTTGTGTTGCTG GCTACCCAACGGGCCACCCTGAGGCAGAAAGCTACGAGCAGGATCTGCAGCACCTGAAGGAGAAAGTGGATGCTGGTGCAGACTTCGTCATCACGCAGCTGTTCTTCCGCGCTGACACCTTCCTGAAGTTCCTGGATGACTGCAGGGCGGCCGGGATCACGTGTCCCATCCTTCCYGGAATCTTTCCCATCCAG GGATACCAGTCGTTACGTCAGCTCGTCAAGCTGTCTAAGCTCCAAGTACCAGAGGAAATCACTAAAATCATTGAGCCCATCAAAGACAATGATGCTGCTATCCGGAACTATGGAATCCATCAGGCGGTGGACATGTGTCGTGTCCTGCTGGACAGCGGAAAGGTGCCAGGCCTCCACTTCTACACTCTGAACCGAGAAGTTGCCACCATGGAGGTCCTCCGACAGCTGGGCCTGTGGGTAGAAGACCCCAG ACGCCCTCTTCCCTGGGCCGTTAGTGCAAATCCCAAACGGAAGGTAGAGGATGTCCGACCAATTTTCTGGGCCTCYAGACCAAAGAGCTACATCTACAGGACCCAGGACTGGGATGAGTTCCCCAACGGCAGATG GGGAAATTCTTCATCTCCAGCTTTTGGAGAATTAAATGACTACTAcctgttttacttaaaaagtaAATCCTCTAAAGAAGCTCTTCTACAGATGTGGGGGGAGGAACTGAAGAACGAACAAAGCGTCTTTGAAGTCTTCACATGCTACATCACAGCACAACCAAACCGAAACGGACAGAAG GTGTTGTGCTTACCCTGGAACGACGAGCCTTTGGCCCCGGAGACCAACTTTTTGAAAGACGAGCTTGAGAAGGTTAACAGAYGTGGAGTCCTCACCATCAACTCTCAGCCCAACATCAATGGTAAACCATCTGCGGACCCTGTGGTAGGCTGGGGGCCTCCAGGAGGATATGTCTTCCAGAAG GCCTACCTGGAGTTTTTCACCTCCAGTGAAAATGTCACAGCCCTCCTGAAGGTCCTGAAGAAGTACGAGCCTCGTGTCAACTATCACATTGTTAACGTGCAT GGACATAACATGACCAACGCACACGACATGCAGCCTAATGCCGTGACGTGGGGCATCTTCCCTGGCAGAGAGATTGTCCAGCCCACGGTAGTGGACCCRGTCAGCTTCATGTACTGGAAGGTACGTTACCAAGCCTGTAGCTTCAGGAGCCTTTGGTGA